One Vibrio neonatus genomic window carries:
- the metH gene encoding methionine synthase, whose amino-acid sequence MREQIEAQLKKHILLIDGGMGTMIQNLKLEEEDYRGERFADWHCDLKGNNDLLVLSQPQLIKQIHSDYLEAGADILETNTFNSTTIAMADYDMEELSEEINYVAAKLAREAADEWTKKTPHRPRYVAGVLGPTNRTCSISPDVNDPGFRNVSFDELVIAYKESTLALIKGGSDLILIETVFDTLNAKACAFAVETVFDEIGQTLPVMISGTITDASGRTLSGQTTEAFYNSLRHVNPISFGLNCALGPDELRPYVEELSRISETFVSVHPNAGLPNAFGEYDLSAEDMAEHIQEWADSGFLNLVGGCCGTTPEHIRAMADAVEKAAPRALPDIKPACRLSGLEPLSIEKESLFMNVGERTNVTGSARFKRLIREELYEEALDVARQQVENGAQIIDINMDEGMLDAEACMVRFLNLCASEPEISKVPIMVDSSKWEVIEAGLKCIQGKGIVNSISMKEGKEKFVAQAKLIRRYGAAVIVMAFDEVGQADTRERKVEICTNAYNILVDEVGFPAEDIIFDPNIFAVATGIDEHNNYAVDFIEAVADIKRTLPHAMISGGVSNVSFSFRGNNYVREAIHAVFLYHCFKNGMDMGIVNAGQLEVYDNVPDKLREAVEDVVLNRRPDGTERLLDIADEYRENGVGPKDDGTALEWRGWPVEKRLEHALVKGITEFIIEDTEEARVKASKPLEVIEGPLMDGMNVVGDLFGEGKMFLPQVVKSARVMKQAVGHLEPFIDALKEVGQTNGKILLATVKGDVHDIGKNIVGVVLQCNNYEIIDLGVMVPCDKILKVAKEENVDIIGLSGLITPSLDEMVYVAKEMERQGFKLPLLIGGATTSKAHTAVKIEQNYSEPVVYVNNASRAVGVCSALLSDQLKPAFIEKLDLDYERVRDQHARKRPKTAPTTIAKARENKVDIDWSSYVPPAPKQLEPVILKDMSVSVLREYIDWTPFFMTWTLMGKYPAILDHEEVGEEARRLFKDANDLLDRVEREGLLKANGICQLFPANSVGDDIEVYTDESRTTVAKTLCHLRQQTKKPKGFNYCLSDYIAPKESGVKDWVGAFAVTGGIGERELADNYKAAGDDYNAIMIQAVADRLAEAFAEYLHQEVRTKIWGYSPDEQLSNDDLIREKYQGIRPAPGYPACPEHTEKGPLWDLMQVEERIGMSLTTSYAMWPGASVSGWYFSHPDSRFFAIAQIQEDQAKDYAERKGWEWLEAEKWLGPNLNN is encoded by the coding sequence ATGAGAGAACAGATAGAAGCCCAATTAAAGAAGCATATTCTTTTGATCGATGGTGGCATGGGCACCATGATCCAAAACCTGAAACTAGAAGAAGAAGACTATCGGGGTGAACGCTTTGCCGATTGGCATTGCGATTTAAAAGGAAATAATGACTTACTTGTTCTGTCTCAGCCGCAGTTGATTAAGCAGATCCACAGTGATTATTTAGAAGCCGGCGCGGATATTCTAGAAACGAACACCTTCAACTCAACCACCATTGCGATGGCGGATTACGATATGGAGGAGTTGAGTGAAGAAATTAACTATGTGGCGGCAAAACTGGCTCGTGAAGCAGCAGACGAATGGACGAAAAAGACGCCTCATCGACCTAGGTATGTAGCGGGTGTTTTAGGTCCAACTAACCGAACTTGTTCTATCTCTCCAGATGTTAACGATCCAGGCTTTCGTAATGTGAGCTTTGATGAGTTGGTTATCGCTTATAAAGAATCTACTTTAGCGTTAATCAAAGGTGGCTCAGACCTTATTCTTATCGAAACCGTCTTCGATACTCTCAATGCCAAAGCGTGTGCCTTTGCTGTTGAAACTGTATTTGATGAAATCGGCCAGACATTGCCTGTGATGATCTCAGGGACTATTACCGATGCCTCAGGTCGTACCCTTTCAGGACAAACAACGGAAGCGTTTTATAACTCTCTACGTCATGTAAACCCGATTTCTTTTGGTTTGAACTGTGCATTAGGCCCAGATGAGCTTCGCCCGTATGTGGAAGAGCTGTCTCGCATTTCAGAAACTTTTGTATCGGTTCACCCGAATGCCGGTCTACCGAATGCCTTTGGTGAGTACGATCTTTCTGCTGAAGATATGGCAGAGCACATTCAAGAATGGGCTGATTCAGGATTTCTAAACCTTGTTGGTGGCTGTTGTGGTACTACGCCAGAGCACATTAGAGCTATGGCAGACGCCGTAGAAAAAGCGGCTCCTCGCGCACTGCCTGATATCAAACCTGCTTGTCGCTTATCTGGTTTAGAACCGCTCTCTATAGAAAAAGAATCACTGTTTATGAACGTTGGTGAACGAACCAACGTTACCGGTTCCGCTCGCTTCAAACGTCTAATAAGAGAAGAGCTTTATGAAGAAGCGTTAGATGTTGCTCGTCAGCAGGTAGAAAACGGCGCTCAGATCATCGATATCAATATGGATGAAGGGATGCTTGATGCTGAAGCCTGTATGGTTCGCTTCTTGAATCTTTGTGCGTCAGAACCCGAAATTTCTAAAGTGCCTATCATGGTCGACTCCTCTAAGTGGGAGGTTATCGAAGCCGGTCTAAAATGTATTCAAGGCAAGGGGATTGTGAACTCAATCTCTATGAAGGAAGGCAAAGAAAAATTTGTTGCTCAAGCTAAGCTGATTCGTCGTTATGGCGCAGCGGTTATCGTGATGGCTTTCGATGAAGTAGGCCAAGCCGATACACGCGAGCGTAAAGTCGAGATTTGTACTAATGCCTACAATATTTTGGTTGATGAAGTTGGCTTCCCTGCTGAAGACATCATTTTTGACCCCAATATCTTTGCGGTAGCAACCGGCATTGATGAGCACAATAACTATGCGGTCGACTTTATCGAAGCGGTCGCCGATATTAAGCGTACGCTTCCGCATGCGATGATTTCGGGAGGGGTGTCTAACGTTTCCTTCTCTTTCCGTGGTAACAACTACGTGCGTGAAGCCATCCATGCGGTTTTCCTATACCACTGTTTCAAGAACGGTATGGATATGGGTATCGTAAACGCAGGTCAGCTAGAGGTTTACGATAACGTTCCAGATAAACTGCGTGAAGCGGTAGAAGACGTTGTTCTTAACCGTCGTCCAGATGGTACTGAACGATTGCTTGATATTGCGGATGAATACCGTGAAAACGGTGTTGGACCTAAAGATGATGGTACGGCGCTAGAATGGCGTGGCTGGCCAGTTGAAAAACGCCTTGAACATGCGCTGGTTAAAGGCATCACTGAATTTATTATTGAAGACACAGAAGAGGCGCGAGTTAAAGCCAGTAAACCACTAGAGGTGATTGAAGGCCCTCTAATGGATGGCATGAACGTCGTCGGTGACTTGTTTGGTGAGGGTAAGATGTTCTTACCTCAGGTTGTAAAATCTGCTCGTGTAATGAAGCAAGCTGTTGGTCACTTAGAACCGTTTATCGATGCACTCAAAGAAGTCGGTCAAACCAACGGTAAAATACTATTAGCCACCGTTAAAGGTGACGTGCACGATATTGGTAAAAACATTGTTGGCGTAGTACTGCAGTGTAATAACTACGAGATCATCGATCTTGGGGTAATGGTGCCTTGTGATAAAATCTTGAAGGTCGCCAAAGAAGAAAACGTTGATATTATCGGTCTCTCTGGGCTTATCACGCCATCATTAGATGAGATGGTATACGTAGCCAAAGAGATGGAGCGCCAAGGGTTTAAACTGCCGCTACTGATTGGTGGCGCAACCACCTCTAAAGCGCATACCGCGGTGAAGATTGAACAAAACTATTCTGAGCCTGTGGTATACGTGAACAACGCTTCTCGTGCGGTGGGTGTCTGTTCTGCATTATTGTCTGATCAGCTGAAACCAGCATTTATTGAAAAATTGGATTTGGATTACGAACGTGTTCGTGACCAACATGCGAGAAAGCGTCCTAAGACAGCGCCAACCACAATCGCAAAAGCGCGTGAAAATAAGGTCGATATTGATTGGTCGTCTTATGTTCCTCCTGCGCCTAAGCAGTTAGAGCCTGTCATCCTTAAAGATATGAGCGTGTCGGTGTTACGTGAATATATCGACTGGACTCCTTTCTTTATGACTTGGACATTGATGGGTAAATACCCTGCCATTCTCGATCATGAAGAAGTAGGTGAAGAAGCTCGTCGTTTGTTTAAAGATGCCAATGATCTATTAGATAGAGTGGAGCGAGAAGGTCTGCTAAAAGCCAATGGTATTTGTCAATTATTCCCTGCCAATAGCGTGGGTGATGATATTGAAGTTTATACCGATGAGTCTCGTACTACAGTGGCTAAAACCTTGTGTCACCTTCGTCAGCAAACCAAAAAACCGAAAGGATTTAACTACTGTTTGAGTGACTATATTGCTCCGAAAGAGAGTGGGGTAAAAGACTGGGTTGGTGCGTTTGCTGTGACCGGTGGCATTGGTGAGCGTGAACTGGCGGATAACTATAAAGCTGCGGGTGATGATTATAATGCCATCATGATTCAAGCTGTGGCCGACCGTTTAGCAGAAGCATTTGCAGAATATCTACACCAAGAAGTGCGTACTAAAATTTGGGGATACAGCCCTGATGAGCAATTGAGTAACGATGATCTTATTCGTGAAAAGTATCAAGGCATTCGTCCTGCACCGGGTTATCCTGCATGTCCTGAACATACAGAGAAAGGCCCTCTGTGGGATTTAATGCAGGTTGAAGAGCGTATTGGTATGTCGCTCACGACCAGCTACGCCATGTGGCCGGGTGCTTCTGTTTCAGGTTGGTATTTCTCTCATCCTGACAGTCGTTTCTTTGCGATTGCGCAGATCCAAGAAGATCAAGCCAAAGACTATGCCGAGCGTAAAGGTTGGGAGTGGTTAGAAGCTGAGAAGTGGTTAGGTCCAAACCTGAACAACTAG
- a CDS encoding cation:proton antiporter, with translation MDAYHTLSFLAAGAVFIAFINSKIGKMQTTIAITAGAMLLSLALIIAGQAGWFKLSHVARETIASINFEDFLLKGILGFLLFAGGLGIQLNHLKDQKWEISFLALAATLFSTFAIGFSLHAIFALIGFNFDLIYCLLFGALISPTDPIAVLAIVKKLQAPTRISTQIEGESLFNDGFGLVIFVTIFSIAFGSDTPTFSSVSVLFLQEAIGGIAYGFVLGLVFHKLISLTDDHSMELLLTLIIPSAGYALAESLGVSGPLSMVVSGIIIGNWTRKSGFTEESHRHLDHFWELIDEFLNGVLFLLIGMSMLLFEFHKEDWIMMIVAVPLVLLVRYISIKLSYTCFSRFRDYNPMSVKILTWGGLRGGLALAMALSIPAGIMVIPEKNIDVKEIIIVMTYAAVMFSILVQGMTITPLIEKAKRLEPAATQENESK, from the coding sequence ATGGACGCCTACCATACGCTATCTTTTTTAGCTGCTGGCGCGGTATTTATCGCATTTATAAACAGCAAAATTGGGAAGATGCAAACCACGATAGCCATTACCGCTGGGGCGATGTTGCTTTCGTTGGCGCTTATCATTGCAGGTCAAGCTGGATGGTTTAAGTTATCCCACGTAGCCCGAGAAACTATCGCATCGATTAATTTCGAAGACTTCCTGCTAAAAGGAATCCTTGGCTTTCTGCTCTTCGCTGGCGGTTTAGGTATTCAACTTAATCATTTAAAAGATCAAAAATGGGAAATTTCGTTTCTAGCGTTAGCCGCTACATTGTTTTCCACTTTTGCGATTGGATTTTCTTTACACGCTATCTTTGCTTTAATCGGTTTTAACTTTGACCTGATTTATTGTTTGCTCTTTGGCGCACTGATCTCGCCAACCGATCCAATTGCGGTATTAGCCATCGTAAAGAAGTTACAAGCCCCGACGCGTATTTCTACGCAAATAGAAGGCGAATCACTGTTTAATGATGGCTTTGGCTTAGTCATATTTGTCACTATTTTTAGTATTGCTTTTGGTAGCGACACCCCTACGTTTAGTTCTGTTTCGGTTCTATTCCTCCAAGAAGCGATTGGTGGTATTGCCTACGGTTTTGTTTTAGGCCTTGTATTCCATAAGCTCATCAGCTTAACCGATGACCATTCAATGGAACTACTACTGACTCTAATCATACCGTCCGCTGGATATGCATTGGCTGAATCACTGGGAGTATCCGGCCCGCTGTCTATGGTGGTATCGGGAATTATCATTGGTAACTGGACTCGTAAATCCGGTTTTACCGAAGAGAGTCATCGTCACTTAGACCACTTCTGGGAATTGATTGATGAGTTTTTAAATGGGGTGCTCTTCCTGCTTATCGGTATGTCGATGTTGCTGTTTGAGTTCCATAAAGAAGATTGGATCATGATGATTGTAGCTGTACCACTGGTGTTATTAGTACGCTACATCAGCATTAAGCTCTCTTATACCTGCTTTAGTCGTTTTAGAGACTACAACCCTATGTCTGTGAAAATTCTCACTTGGGGCGGTTTAAGAGGTGGGTTGGCACTGGCAATGGCACTATCAATACCCGCAGGGATTATGGTAATCCCTGAGAAAAATATCGACGTAAAAGAGATCATTATCGTGATGACCTATGCGGCTGTGATGTTCTCGATTCTAGTACAAGGGATGACGATTACACCATTGATCGAAAAGGCTAAACGTTTAGAGCCTGCCGCTACACAAGAAAACGAAAGTAAATAA
- the metA gene encoding homoserine O-acetyltransferase MetA, with amino-acid sequence MPIRVPDQLPATDILRGESIFVMSETRASTQMIRPLRVLILNLMPKKIETETQFLRLLSNSPLQVDIELLRIDNRPSRNTPTEHLDNFYRQFEAVKERNFDGLIITGAPLGLVQFEDVFYWDHLKTIMSWAKEHVTSTLYVCWAAQAGLKLLYDLPKRTRKEKLSGVYSHETHNAYHPLLRGFDDCFLAPHSRYADFSSDYLAENTDLDILATSKEAGVYLAATQDKRNVFVTGHPEYESHTLHTEYVRDCGEGMEPQIPVNYYPDDDPSNDPHATWRSHGHLLFSNWLNYCVYQQTPYDLDKFSEKNFTIDE; translated from the coding sequence TTGCCTATTCGAGTTCCCGATCAATTACCTGCAACAGATATACTCAGAGGCGAAAGCATCTTTGTCATGTCAGAAACTCGTGCATCGACGCAAATGATTCGTCCATTGCGCGTACTGATCTTAAATCTGATGCCAAAGAAAATAGAGACTGAAACCCAGTTTTTACGTCTACTATCGAATAGCCCACTGCAGGTTGATATTGAATTACTTCGTATCGATAACAGACCGAGTAGAAACACTCCAACAGAGCATTTAGATAACTTCTATCGACAATTTGAAGCGGTTAAAGAGCGCAACTTCGATGGGCTTATCATCACTGGCGCGCCATTAGGTTTAGTTCAGTTTGAGGATGTATTCTACTGGGATCACCTCAAAACCATCATGTCTTGGGCAAAAGAGCACGTTACTTCAACCTTGTATGTGTGCTGGGCTGCACAAGCAGGATTAAAGCTGCTCTATGACTTACCTAAAAGAACACGTAAAGAAAAGCTATCAGGCGTATACAGCCATGAGACGCACAATGCTTACCATCCACTATTAAGAGGCTTTGATGATTGCTTCTTAGCACCTCACTCTCGTTATGCTGACTTTTCATCTGATTATCTAGCAGAGAATACAGACTTAGACATTCTAGCCACCTCTAAAGAAGCTGGAGTCTATTTAGCAGCAACGCAAGACAAGCGTAATGTATTTGTGACGGGACATCCTGAGTATGAGTCACACACGCTGCATACTGAGTATGTTCGAGATTGTGGCGAAGGCATGGAGCCACAAATCCCAGTAAATTACTATCCTGATGATGATCCTAGCAATGACCCACATGCTACTTGGCGTAGTCACGGACATTTATTATTTAGTAACTGGCTTAATTACTGTGTGTACCAGCAGACGCCTTATGATTTGGATAAGTTCTCAGAGAAGAACTTTACTATCGACGAATAG